The Phycodurus eques isolate BA_2022a chromosome 17, UOR_Pequ_1.1, whole genome shotgun sequence nucleotide sequence caaaacaatgtgaaaatgtttacGCTCGTGTCGTTTtcagctttgtgtgtgtgtgtgtgtgtgtatgtgtgtgtctctgtctgtcAGGTGTGGGACTACGAGGCGGGGGACTTTGAGCGGACCCTGAAGGGCCACACGGATTCTGTTCAGGACATCTCGTTCGACCAGACGGGCAAGCTGCTGGCTTCGTGTTCCGCCGACATGAGCATCAAACTTTGGGACTTCCAGGGTTTCGAGTGCATCAGGACTATGCACGGTGGGCACGCACGCCAACGCTTCTCATTAATTGCGATGAGGTCATGCTAAATAAGCAATTTGATGTGCAGGCCACGACCACAACGTGTCGTCTGTCGCCATCATGCCCAACGCCGACCACATCGTGTCCGCGTCCAGAGACAAGACCGTCAAGATGTGGGAGGTGGCCACCGGGTACGCACTTCCTAGGAACTACTTTTATTCTCCTCGGGATTCTCTTTGTAGTCTGACAGTAACGCTGTGCCCAAAATGCCAGATACATGCTCTGAAAACATTGCAaaggcattttattttgaatacaaagAACCCCCATAAAATAAGCATCTCTGTACTTTGTGACATTAGAAACCAACCCAAATTAATTTGTCACACACGTGAGGGACCCCACAAAATACTTCAAATGACCGCAGTGACATGTAGAGCTCGGATTCGCCGTCTAAATCTCGATTTGCTGTTCGCGTTGACGGTAGCGGATGACTAGCGAATCACAatcgaatcgttactccttgtactattctgaaataaagaCACGTCACTGTCCAACAAATGACAAATCCAATTGGATTATTTGATAGTGATCTGTAGCCCCCTAGTTACGTCCTGGCAGCTTTTTTGGCACAACACCTGAAAGAGGGGATGTTGACGCATTTTGGCGGTTGCCTAACGGTTTTAGAGAGCGTTTATGGTCTCGGTGCAGTAGAATGCGTTAATCCACGCTGGCTGAGAACTTTAGCCGGTAGCTAGCTGCTAGCAGTCACGAACGCCCGTGCAGCTCTTCGGGCGCGGCCGTCGGACGTTatcgtctcgggggaggcggctACGTGCATCTGTGATTCTGCCGTACATGCTACAAAGGATACACGTGTTTCGCTTCTGTCCGTAAAGAAAACCGCAGTTGAGCAATTGGGGTTGAAAGCATCGTCATCGGCGCGACATTACCGCAAACCAGTTTTCCAGGTTTgatcacgtgacgttccgcataaGGTGGAAATCGTACTGTACTGTCATCAAAATGTTCTGAGCGTTGAAAAGACAACTGGAGGAGAAGGCGGTCAACTTGCTATTCTCGGCCAGTCGAGGTTTCGTCATCTTTTGAGGAGGCTCGGAAGAAATTGGTCGAAGAGGTTTGCAGCGGTTTTGCCCTCTGGTGGGAAGTAAGACGGGAGCTTCACATGGAGTCTTTAACGTCCCTTGAGACCTTTGACAATCTTCCCATGTGGGGTTCTGATGCTCAAACCCttcttggaggaaaaaaaaatcattttgctcTCAAGCTTGTTGGACAAAAtgccctcctcttcttcttcttgacctTCAGCGTAGACGTCAGTGTTGCTTGGCAGCATGCTTTTAAACGGACAAAATTCAGACTTGTGGAAGTATTGCCAAGAACATTCTATCTCACGCAGAAGTAGTCAAATTTCCCAAATGTTCACTAGTATGCGGTGTTGACGGTAATTGAGAATCGAAAGGGTAAATCTATCCGTTTGGAAAGCGCATACCGATAACCCTTTGAGGGTTGCGTCCGTGTGCAGGTACTGCGTGAAGACGTTCACGGGCCACCGGGAGTGGGTCCGCATGGTGCGGCCCAACCAGGACGGCTCGCTGATCGCCAGCTGCTCCAACGACCAGACGGTGCGCGTGTGGGCCGTGTCGTCCAAGGAGTGCAAGGCGGAACTGCGCGAGCACGAGCACGTGGTGGAGTGCGTGTCCTGGGCCCCCGACAGCGCGCACCCCACCATCCTTGAGGCCACCGGGTCAGAGGTACCCCGTCGGCGGGGGCTGgcaggcgggcgggcgggcgggcgggcgggcgggccgGCCGGCCGATGCCTGAAATGTTCCTTCCTCCTTTGTTTGGCCGTAGAACAAGAAGAGTGGGAAGCCCGGTCCGTTCCTTCTCTCTGGATCCCGAGACAAAACCATCAAGATGTGGGACGTCGGCATCGGAATCTGCGTCATGACTTTGGTGAAGACGCCCACAAACCAAACCGCTACACGACATGCACAAACATCCACTTACACACAACAATCTTCGGGCTGGGCAATAGGCCTTCAAATATCCAATTGCAATGTTTCTTTCACTTTCGCTTATAAAAGCAAACAACTTCATTCAAAACAGGTTTGGTGTATTTTGATaagaattacaggcagaacatttgactgttttacaattcTTTGTTCTTTagtgtttaactttacaacagagataTTTTTGTCTATGTAGGACGACCGaaccagagctgccaaatgttacggaacgtctATTTTGTTACGGCTGTAACACTGATTGGGAAGTCAGCGTCTGACATTCCCGccgcgtccacattgaacagctgctccGTGCACGCTATTTTATTCCGCCTTCTGGCTGCCAAGCCACGCAGGCGAAAGTTCTCTTTTCATCCGGTGTCAAGGCGTTAAAAGTCACTCATCATCTCCTCCGTGCTAGCAAAGAAACTACACTTCTTAGCGTGCTTCTCCCAAAAGTGTCCcaaagggaggacgaggagtggaTAGGCCAAGACCACGTCAAAGTCACGCTAATTGCTAACTATCGTTACACGCAGTCGCAAAACATCAAAAgaagtgatttggtgaaacgGTACACTTGTCACggaggtctggctggaaccgcgtttttccggagagtaaccaacttcgaacaacaaaataacaggccaattaatgCGCATTTAGAgatttaattataaaataatacacgtccACACAGGACGCGGCGTCTGAACCGCCAATGAATTTTAATTTGGAATTGTGAGATCTGAttaatgtgctttttttgtgtgttaccATGGTTGTAAACAATTGGCAAAAGTGATTACATCCATAGACATATCTTTGATGAAGGAACGGCGAAATCTCATATattggtactttgattcaggctgcaactgttAGTAATGTAATGACGATTATGATTGGCGCACGGAAATATTgttgacaaaattttgaaaatatgaaaattccgacaaatttggacaaattgctctggaagtgaattttgaTAGGTCTGCAGCTCTGCAGAACTATGTCGTTCTGTGCTCCTGATTCATTTTTTGGGCGGGGGAGGCGCATGACGAAAACTGCCCCCGATGACTCACTTGGCGCCCGGCTGGAATTTCCCCGTCCCACGACGTAACCACCCGAGCGCCTTCCCACACCCCGAAAATCCATCTTGCCGTCAGATACTCCGGTGGTGCGACGGCTtcagagcgcctcattgttggTCACGAGTATGCGCACGTCACAAAGAGGAAGGCGGAATTTTTATTTCTAACCGCGACTCGGCAGCCAGCGTGTGGATCCGGGTTTGGGGCCGTCGTAGCCACTTTAGAGCACCTCGTCGTCTGCCGTGAGCGAGTGCGTGTGATAGCGGAGAAAAGGGGTCAAATGACCTGAATGatattgtgttgtgtgttgcGCTGTTAGGTGGGCCACGACAACTGGGTGCGCGGCGTGCTGGTGCACCCCGGCGGCGGCTTCATCCTGAGCTGCGCCGACGACAAAACTTTGCGGGTTTGGGACTACAAGAACAAACGCTGCACCAAGACGCTGAGCGCTCACGAGCACTTCGTCACCTCTCTGGGTCAGTCAGATCCTCGgcgcttcctcttcctcctctcgtCAGTCTTTCGTCAGCTTAGGCGAAATCTCCTCTCTCTTACACTTTTTACTTGGATGTATTTTGCAGCTTTCGAGGATGCACAAAACAAGACCCCTTTTCTGCTTTTTAGCATAAAGAACATCTACGTAATAGAACTTCAGATCTGCTCGAATCTAACAAAGAATAAAGAATTTTTAGGAAGTTAAACCTTTTTCGTTTCGTTGCGTAGTTCAGGTCAAAACGTGGAACTCATTTCAGAGATGCACTACACGCACTGTGAAATAtttaatgactttttaaaatgtgtataattTGGATGATTGTAGCTACAAGCAAACGAAAagccaaaattcaccatctctagaaacgaGAATATTACGTAACAAGCGATCGAAAGACAATTTGCCCTCTGACAATTTCAGAGTAcggaaattgacttttttttttttaaccttgttcTCATTCACtcaaaaaaacaattcagtcaTAAAACTTTAAAGGGttaacttaaaaaatatttaagtcTAAAGTCTGttgcttattttttattaaaaaaaaaaaaagctgaaaaaaaatcttagataATTTAACGGCTGTCTAATTTGAATTGGAGTtataaaaatcaaaatgtaaattatATAATTTTACAGAATGTACATGTTTGGCCACAGAGATGGAGTCTGGAGGGAGTGTTTGGAAAAAGTACTAAAGCAGTCAAATCCATTTTGTTTCTCATCTTTCAGATCATTCACCAAAGTTCAACTaaataaacacaacaataaAACTTTAAAGGGTTTAATTCCccgaaaaaataatttgtagttTTGAGCAAGTttgatgtaaaaaatgtttgatgCCTTTCTAGCAGTTTATTAGTGCAAGAGGTGAACAACActttcattcttcttcttttagatTTCCACAAGAGCGCCCCCTACATGGTGACGGGCAGCGTGGACCAGACGGTCAAAGTGTGGCAGTGTCGCTGAGTCCGCTTCCTGTCCCCAAGTCCTGCTTCACATCCCCTTGTGACCCCGCCCCCTTCCCTATGCCCGCCCCCAGATGACGATCGTCCTTTTATGTAAATTATTGCGGACGTCCCGTGTCCGCGCACGAACCGTCGGCGGCCGAGCGACCGCTCGTGTCTGTCCTTGCATGGCTAATTGCTTCCTGGTTTTCATAGGCCAGGCCCCCCTTTAGCGCCCGGGCCGCGTTCTTGTgggggggcgagggggggaGGACGTGCGGCATGATTGACGGCTTGTCCAGACTAAACACCATGAAAAAATGGAAAGTGAAAGTGTGTGAGATTGAATCAGTGTAACTGAGCGTGTGCGTTAGTGTGACGTCATCTTTCGACCCTCCCGGCCCCCAACCTTAATCCCCCACATGCGCCTGCCAAGTGGAGGAAAACGCCTACTCGTCAGTTTGCAGCGTGTGCGTGCGTTGTCGTCCAGTGCTCGCTATCTGCCTTGCTGACCCGACGAGGGCTGCTGCCtcacgtgtgcgtgcgcgcatacacatacacacacacacacactcattaccttctcatatgcacacacacaatgcacatCCACGCACATTAACAGTTGTGTACCTGTATTTGTGGATGTCATGTTTGCaacataatcaaataaaatcatgtaAATAGCACTTTTGCTATTTGCTCATTGAAATCAAGGAGcgctttggcaaatagtgaacaataattccattaataaaaaaattttaaaaaccgGTGATTTCAACCTGTTTAgtgcctctcccagctgacggCTACACTAAAAAAGAATTACATGTGACAAGTCACTGCTTGACACACAAATGAAACTCAGTCATGTAcgtgttttatttctaaatacatgaaataagtTTCATGacagtgctgaaaatgtgtaaagACTGGGAACAATTTATTTGGGGGTTTTAGAATTTattgggcggggctaaaacaggGTCGCACTGACATCACCAGGGAACAGCACGAGTTGGCCCGCCCCCACTGCGGGAGCCGTGCGGTGTTATGTCACCTCAGGATTGAAAGTcgatatttgtttattttttgacaatgatccaaaagatacatttgtgtgtgtgtatgtgcaacAGCTATATAGTAATTTGGGAGTCGGGAACGATGACCTTTGATGGGTTTGTAATCGTTCGCGACTCCGATCCCCGCGACGGGATTTTGCCTCCGTGTTTCGGCCGACTACATGAAAACGCAGCGATGCGTCTGGAGTTGTCTCATCAATAACGGACGCTCCCCCGGCCTACTTCCCGCTCACCGGTACCCGGCAACCGTTGCCGGGGCGACCGCGCTTGAGGGCCTCCGCGGCCGGCAGGGAAAATCGACGACAAAGAGGAGGAGCAGGGGTGAGGCCGGGTTGATGCGAGGACGACGTAGAGGAAGAGCGCCGATGTCTTCCTCCTCACACAGGCTAGGTTTCCATTTGTCTTTGTTGGTGGCAaggaagggggcggggggggcagGCCACATTTCTTAGGAATCCCGCTAGTGTTGTAGGCGGGACACCCCCCGCTCCAATGTAATTGGCTGCTGTAGAATATGCCCTTCTGCTTCCAGACAGTAAAAGAAGTGACTTGG carries:
- the LOC133415655 gene encoding lissencephaly-1 homolog A-like isoform X2, which produces MVLSQRQKDELNRAIADYLRSNGYEGAYSTFKKEADLDVNEDVDKKYAGLLEKKWTSVIRLQKKVMELESKLNEAKEEMTHGVPVAQKRDPKEWIPRPPERYALSGHRAPVTRVIFHPVFSVMVTSSEDATIKVWDYEAGDFERTLKGHTDSVQDISFDQTGKLLASCSADMSIKLWDFQGFECIRTMHGHDHNVSSVAIMPNADHIVSASRDKTVKMWEVATGYCVKTFTGHREWVRMVRPNQDGSLIASCSNDQTVRVWAVSSKECKAELREHEHVVECVSWAPDSAHPTILEATGSENKKSGKPGPFLLSGSRDKTIKMWDVGIGICVMTLVGHDNWVRGVLVHPGGGFILSCADDKTLRVWDYKNKRCTKTLSAHEHFVTSLDFHKSAPYMVTGSVDQTVKVWQCR
- the LOC133415655 gene encoding lissencephaly-1 homolog A-like isoform X1 — translated: MVLSQRQKDELNRAIADYLRSNGYEGAYSTFKKEADLDVNEDVDKKYAGLLEKKWTSVIRLQKKVMELESKLNEAKEEMTHGVPVAQKRDPKEWIPRPPERYALSGHRAPVTRVIFHPVFSVMVTSSEDATIKVWDYEAGDFERTLKGHTDSVQDISFDQTGKLLASCSADMSIKLWDFQGFECIRTMHGHDHNVSSVAIMPNADHIVSASRDKTVKMWEVATGYCVKTFTGHREWVRMVRPNQDGSLIASCSNDQTVRVWAVSSKECKAELREHEHVVECVSWAPDSAHPTILEATGSENKKSGKPGPFLLSGSRDKTIKMWDVGIGICVMTLVKTPTNQTATRHAQTSTYTQQSSGWAIGLQISNCNVSFTFAYKSKQLHSKQVWCILIRITGRTFDCFTILCSLVFNFTTEIFLSM